One segment of Falco rusticolus isolate bFalRus1 chromosome 3, bFalRus1.pri, whole genome shotgun sequence DNA contains the following:
- the CTU1 gene encoding cytoplasmic tRNA 2-thiolation protein 1 codes for MPPPRCLRCPLPAALRRPRTGAPLCRRCFVAAFEAEAHLALTSPPPSPSPGAEPPPPPPGAAVAVAASGGKDSTVLAHLLRRLRRCPRLRWRLVLLSVDEGIAGYREAALSAVRGGRGDLPLLVLSHRELFGWSVDEVAQQLGGGSRCTFCGVWRRQALERGARLLGVDWIATGHNADDIAETVLMNFLRGDVARLRRAATGATEATEATTTFSRSSGTTKNSMGTTKNSVETTRSSTEATKNFMEATKNPMETTNSILETTRSSMATKSSTEASMEPTEKFMETTKNSMGTTENSMETTKSSTEATKNSTEATNTVLETTRSSMATKNFMETTEDSMETTKSSMETPENSTEATRDSMEATMKPTETTSSVETTRDPMKTIRTFMETTRSSMEATMNLLKTTMNALESTTNPLETTTTSVKTTRSPMLTTTTSTETTMKTLETITSMLTTTTSTLTTRNPMEATTTSMETTRNPVETTTKTLEATTSMFTTRNPMEATTNPLETTPPSPLTTPNPSSPPSPLPPPPRPLPPPSPQVATPWPPVSRCKPLRHASEKEIVLYAHFQGLDYVSTECVHAPHAYRGHARALLKDLEATRASTVAALGHSGRRLAVATQVATKKLGTCKRCGFAASQALCKACVLLASLEKGLPKVGLGKRGVELATEGGGGWRYQDGGYGGGHGACGCGDGGYQDGGYQDGGYRDGGYQDGGHGDGGYRACCCRDGGHGDGGYQEGGHGNGSHRAGGHRDGGYRNGGHGACCCGDSSHGVGGHEVCYDMASSHGDGSHGAGGHRDGGHELGGHEVCCDMAGGYRAGSHRASSHGDGSYGNGSHGASSPGGPRELGGHMGSGTCRCGGRGPRSSGAGGPRAGSHGASGHGGWAGEGVEVEVVGGGGQTVRRRVVGLGRVRGALNIWDF; via the exons atgccccccccccgctgcctcCGCTGCCCACTCCCCGCCGCCCTCCGCCGACCCCGCACGGGCGCCCCCCTCTGCCGCCGCTGCTTCGTGGCTGCCTTCGAAGCCGAAGCCCACCTGGCCctcacctcccccccccccagcccctccccggGGGCCgaacccccccctcccccgccggggGCGGCGGTGGCGGTGGCGGCGTCGGGGGGGAAGGACTCGACGGTGCTGGCGCATCTCCTGCGGCGCTtgcggcgctgcccccgcctCCGCTGGCGGCTGGTGCTGCTCTCGGTGGACGAGGGCATCGCCGGGTACCGGGAGGCGGCGCTGAGCGCGGtgcggggggggcggggggattTGCCCCTCCTGGTCCTCTCCCACCGGGAGCTTTTCGGTTGGAGCGTGGACGAAGTGGCCCAACAGCTCGGGGGAGGCAGCCGGTGCACCTTCTGTGGGGTCTGGAGGAGGCAGGCGCTGGAGAGGGGCgccaggctgctgggggtcGACTGGATTGCGACCG gcCACAACGCGGACGACATCGCCGAGACGGTGCTGATGAACTTCCTGCGCGGGGACGTGGCCCGGCTGCGGCGCGCGGCCACCGGGGCCACCGAGGCCACCGAGGCCACCACAACCTTCTCCAGGAGCTCTGGGACCACCAAGAACTCCATGGGGACAACCAAGAATTCCGTGGAGACCACCAGGAGCTCCACAGAGGCCACCAAGAACTTCATGGAGGCCACCAAGAACCCCATGGAGACCACCAACAGCATCCTGGAGACCACCAGGAGCTCCATGGCCACCAAGAGCTCCACAGAGGCCTCCATGGAGCCAACCGAGAAGTTCATGGAGACCACAAAGAACTCCATGGGGACCACCGAGAACTCAATGGAGACCACCAAGAGCTCCACAGAGGCCACCAAGAACTCCACGGAGGCTACCAACACCGTCCTGGAGACCACGAGGAGCTCCATGGCCACCAAGAACTTCATGGAGACCACCGAGGACTCCATGGAGACTACCAAGAGCTCTATGGAGACCCCCGAGAACTCCACAGAGGCCACCAGGGACTCCATGGAGGCCACCATGAAGCCCACAGAGACCACAAGCTCCGTGGAGACCACCAGGGACCCCATGAAGACCATCAGAACCTTCATGGAGACTACCAGAAGCTCCATGGAGGCCACCATGAACCTCCTCAAGACCACCATGAATGCCCTAGAGAGCACCACGAACCCCTTGGAGACCACCACAACCTCCGTGAAGACCACCAGGAGCCCTATGTTGACCACCACAACCTCCACAGAGACCACCATGAAGACCTTGGAGACCATAACCTCCATGTTGACCACCACAACGTCCACATTGACCACCAGGAACCCCATGGAGGCCACCACAACCTCCATGGAGACCACCAGGAACCCCGTGGAGACCACCACGAAGACCTTGGAGGCCACAACCTCCATGTTCACCACCAGGAACCCCATGGAGGCCACCACAAACCCCCTGGAGACCACCCCGCCCTCCCCCTTGACCACTCCTaacccctcctccccccctagccccctcccccctcctccccgccccctcccccccccttccccccaggtAGCCACCCCGTGGCCACCGGTAAGCCGCTGCAAGCCCTTACGTCATGCCTCTGAGAAAGAGATTGTTCTCTATGCCCACTTTCAGGGCTTGGACTACGTCAGCACTGAGTGTGTCCACGCCCCCCACGCCTACCGTGGCCACGCGCGAGCCCTCCTCAAAGATTTAGAAGCCACCCGGGCTAGTACGGTAGCCGCTTTGGGTCATTCGGGGCGACGTCTAGCGGTGGCCACCCAGGTGGCCACCAAAAAATTGGGGACCTGCAAGCGGTGCGGCTTCGCGGCCAGCCAAGCCCTCTGCAAGGCTTGTGTCCTGCTGGCCTCGCTGGAGAAGGGGCTACCAAAAGTGGGGTTGGGCAAGCGCGGGGTGGAGTTGGCTACTGAAGGGGGAGGGGGTTGGCGTTACCAGGATGGTGGTTATGGGGGTGGCCATGGGGCTTGTGGTTGTGGGGATGGTGGCTACCAGGATGGTGGTTACCAAGATGGTGGCTACAGGGATGGTGGTTATCAGGATGGTGGTCATGGAGATGGTGGCTACAGGGCTTGTTGTTGCAGGGATGGTGGCCATGGAGATGGTGGCTACCAGGAAGGTGGCCACGGGAATGGTAGTCACAGGGCAGGTGGCCACAGGGATGGTGGCTACCGGAATGGTGGCCATGGGGCTTGTTGTTGTGGGGACAGTAGCCATGGGGTTGGTGGTCATGAGGTTTGTTATGACATGGCTAGTAGCCATGGGGATGGTAGCCATGGGGCAGGTGGTCACAGGGATGGTGGCCACGAGCTTGGTGGCCATGAGGTTTGTTGTGATATGGCTGGTGGCTACAGGGCTGGTAGCCACAG GGCTAGTAGCCACGGGGATGGTAGCTACGGGAATGGTAGCCATGGGGCTAGTAGCCCTGGTGGCCCACGGGAGCTGGGGGGACACATGGGCAGTGGGACATGTCgctgtggggg
- the LOC119144823 gene encoding TYRO protein tyrosine kinase-binding protein isoform X2 → MRKGCVSGLGAAERDCSSCLPGPGPIAALVVADLIMTLLIAGGAYCLAGRGHRAQAKPCPPEMDSTYQELQGTRGDIYSELKT, encoded by the exons ATGCGCAAAG GTTGTGTttcagggctgggggctgcagagagAG actgcagctcctgcctgccggGGCCTGGACCAATTGCGGCGCTCGTTGTTGCTGACCTCATCATGACGCTGCTCATCGCGGGCGGGGCCTATTGCCTGGCGGGGCGGGGCCACCGAG CCCAGGCGAAGCCCTGCCCCCCCGAGATGGATTCGACCTATCag gagctgcagggcaccAGAGGGGACATCTACAGCGAGCTGAAGACATGa
- the LOC119144823 gene encoding TYRO protein tyrosine kinase-binding protein isoform X3 produces MAPPGAPRLLLLLLDCSSCLPGPGPIAALVVADLIMTLLIAGGAYCLAGRGHRAQAKPCPPEMDSTYQELQGTRGDIYSELKT; encoded by the exons ATGgccccccccggcgccccccgcctgcttctgctgctgctgg actgcagctcctgcctgccggGGCCTGGACCAATTGCGGCGCTCGTTGTTGCTGACCTCATCATGACGCTGCTCATCGCGGGCGGGGCCTATTGCCTGGCGGGGCGGGGCCACCGAG CCCAGGCGAAGCCCTGCCCCCCCGAGATGGATTCGACCTATCag gagctgcagggcaccAGAGGGGACATCTACAGCGAGCTGAAGACATGa
- the LOC119144823 gene encoding TYRO protein tyrosine kinase-binding protein isoform X1 gives MAPPGAPRLLLLLLGCVSGLGAAERDCSSCLPGPGPIAALVVADLIMTLLIAGGAYCLAGRGHRAQAKPCPPEMDSTYQELQGTRGDIYSELKT, from the exons ATGgccccccccggcgccccccgcctgcttctgctgctgctgg GTTGTGTttcagggctgggggctgcagagagAG actgcagctcctgcctgccggGGCCTGGACCAATTGCGGCGCTCGTTGTTGCTGACCTCATCATGACGCTGCTCATCGCGGGCGGGGCCTATTGCCTGGCGGGGCGGGGCCACCGAG CCCAGGCGAAGCCCTGCCCCCCCGAGATGGATTCGACCTATCag gagctgcagggcaccAGAGGGGACATCTACAGCGAGCTGAAGACATGa
- the LOC119144540 gene encoding E3 ubiquitin-protein ligase Hakai-like, with the protein MWVFISFIFLFPASARSSSTCPKPVTAPEALVATLGSCLYIPCRYDLCQAGPSPHPPLLRWLHHPHYDPQQQKFWGRAVEEHRGTTGSPQGDCSLTIPRVYPESAGVYGLRLMANASRRYYKDLRWMHPVTVNVTGRNPHLGVNPSPPSPTHTIPPSPTPTLSPPSVSSLGRTGVNSCVPPSPPFPPPLTPHYPPSSSPHPHPPYSPPPLPPHPFPPPH; encoded by the exons ATGTGGGTCTTCATctccttcatcttcctctttccaG CTTCTGCACGTTCCTCGTCCACCTGTCCTAAGCCGGTGACGGCTCCTGAAGCCTTGGTGGCCACCTTGGGTTCCTGCCTCTACATCCCCTGCCGCTATGACCTTTGCCAAGCTGGACCgtctccccatccccccctccTCCGGTGGCTCCATCATCCCCATTATGatccccagcagcagaaattttGGGGGAGGGCGGTGGAGGAACACCGAGGAACCACGGGAAGCCCCCAAGGTGACTGTAGCTTGACCATCCCCCGCGTCTACCCCGAGAGCGCAGGGGTCTACGGGTTGAGGTTGATGGCCAACGCCAGCCGGCGGTACTACAAAGACCTGCGGTGGATGCACCCCGTCACCGTTAATGTCACTGGTAGGAACCCCCACCTTGGGGTgaacccctcccccccatctCCCACCCACACCATCCCCCCatctcccacccccacccttaGCCCACCATCGGTGTCCTCCTTGGGCCGGACCGGTGTCAACAGCTG tgtccccccatcccccccatttccccccccaCTTACCCCCCATTATcccccatcctcctccccccatccccatcccccaTATTCTCCCCCCCCATTACCCCCCcatccctttccccccccccactaA